In a single window of the Raphanus sativus cultivar WK10039 chromosome 9, ASM80110v3, whole genome shotgun sequence genome:
- the LOC108827107 gene encoding nicotinamide adenine dinucleotide transporter 2, mitochondrial-like, with product MREEAGSSSVDSKSRRDAICNAGAGAAAGAIAATFVCPLDVIKTRLQVLGLPETRRGSVIITSLGNILRKEGVRGMYRGLSPTIIALLPNWAVYFSVYGKLKDLLQSSDGKLSIGANMVAAAGAGASTSIATNPLWVVKTRLMTQGMRPNVVPYRSIFSAFSRIFKEEGFRGLYSGILPSLVGVSHVAIQFPVYEKIKQYMARIGDTSVDELSPGEVAVASSISKVIASVSTYPHEVVRSKLQEQGQVRNVEARYSGVIDCTKKVFRNEGLPGFYRGCATNLLRTTPSAVITFTSYEMIHRFLVQVVFPEKES from the exons ATGAGGGAAGAAGCTGGGAGCTCTTCTGTTGATTCCAAAAGCAGAAGAGACGCCATCTGCAACGCCGGTGCCGGAGCCGCAGCTG GTGCAATCGCTGCGACTTTTGTTTGCCCATTGGATGTGATCAAGACAAGGTTACAGGTTCTTGGCCTTCCAGAAACGCGACGAG GTAGTGTGATCATTACAAGCCTAGGGAATATACTAAGGAAAGAAGGTGTTAGGGGGATGTATAGAGGCCTTTCACCAACCATCATAGCTCTCCTTCCCAATTGGGCT GTGTACTTCTCTGTATATGGAAAGTTGAAGGATCTGCTCCAGTCAAGTG ATGGAAAGCTAAGTATTGGTGCAAACATGGTAGCTGCTGCTGGTGCTGGAGCTTCCACATCTATTGCAACTAATCCACTTTGGGTTGTCAAAACAAGATTaatg ACACAAGGAATGAGACCAAATGTTGTACCTTATAGAAGCATATTCTCTGCATTTAGTAGGATTTTTAAGGAAGAAGGATTCCGAGGGTTGTACAG TGGCATTTTACCTTCTTTGGTGGGAGTTAGTCATGTCGCGATCCAGTTTCCAGTGTATGAAAAGATCAAGCAATACATGGCAAGAATAG GTGATACAAGTGTGGACGAGTTAAGCCCTGGGGAAGTCGCGGTCGCCTCATCAATATCAAAAGTAATCGCCTCTGTATCAACGTACCCGCACGAG GTTGTTAGGTCTAAGCTTCAAGAGCAAGGGCAAGTAAGAAACGTAGAGGCTAGGTATTCAGGAGTCATCGACTGCACGAAGAAGGTGTTTAGAAATGAAGGACTTCCCGGGTTTTACCGAGGCTGTGCCACCAATCTACTTAGGACAACACCTTCTGCGGTTATTACATTTACAAGCTATGAGATGATACATAGGTTTCTTGTACAAGTAGTCTTTCCAGAGAAGGAAAGTTAA
- the LOC108827108 gene encoding uncharacterized protein LOC108827108, giving the protein MATLQRFKFLATQCGVEQSPTRSPSPSTSPLVQFRRKKTTLKMLLSLRSPSRREQPVIHQAADKDVAGRKLRDLFVSSSPLEEEEEEEERPKGKTKEEVLAAMAAIKLNASASSQLESVVWFGFSKRLLKRAWRPKLGTITE; this is encoded by the coding sequence ATGGCGACGCTGCAAAGATTCAAGTTCCTAGCGACGCAGTGTGGAGTTGAACAAAGCCCCACACGAAGTCCAAGCCCTAGTACAAGTCCTCTTGTACAGTTTCGTCGCAAGAAGACAACCTTAAAGATGCTCCTGAGTCTTAGATCCCCCAGCCGCCGAGAGCAGCCAGTGATTCATCAGGCTGCTGACAAGGACGTGGCTGGACGCAAACTGAGAGACTTATTCGTCTCTTCGTCTcctctagaagaagaagaagaagaagaggagagaccCAAGggtaaaacaaaagaagaagttCTTGCAGCCATGGCTGCTATTAAACTAAACGCATCTGCTAGTTCACAGTTGGAGTCAGtggtttggttcggattcagCAAGAGGCTTCTCAAGCGAGCTTGGCGTCCTAAGCTTGGCACCATTACTGAATAA
- the LOC108824410 gene encoding uncharacterized protein LOC108824410 translates to MEVPMINRIRDFEVGINSINEPSFLSRSVAVSGIGKLHQAYGFWKWGALIIAFLAYFTNFITRLNSLVVRLRRKIDVSISSPTLFDDYDSDYSDVSCPSSASSDDEDEEDEEDKDEEDVDSIYDRGWVNGSFRARGSAQGQNDNFACFKGSFGDLFTWPDLGGGVVNLWDHLDINGGEEEGDGENVVASFLRNCGGSFSSAASPSSFFLTAERRGGDAVKVEACDPRAGFRMPALLAEWRQPGRFLGNVIGVEVGGVEKIYVRDDVSGKIAVGDLRRFNGALTDLTDADGCDTWWDADVVIGG, encoded by the coding sequence ATGGAGGTGCCAATGATTAATAGAATTAGAGATTTCGAAGTGGGCATAAACTCAATAAACGAGCCTTCCTTTCTCTCTCGCTCCGTTGCTGTCTCCGGCATCGGAAAGCTACACCAAGCTTACGGTTTCTGGAAATGGGGAGCTTTGATCATTGCATTTTTAGCTTATTTCACGAATTTCATTACAAGACTCAATAGTTTAGTCGTTAGGTTAAGAAGAAAAATAGATGTCTCAATCTCTTCCCCAACTCTTTTCGATGATTACGACAGCGACTACTCCGATGTTTCTTGTCCTTCCTCGGCTTCTTCAGACgacgaagatgaagaagacgaggaAGATAAAGATGAGGAAGACGTTGACTCGATTTATGATCGAGGATGGGTCAACGGGAGCTTCCGCGCGAGAGGATCTGCTCAGGGGCAAAACGATAATTTCGCATGTTTCAAAGGTAGCTTCGGAGATTTGTTCACGTGGCCTGATCTCGGCGGCGGAGTCGTGAACCTATGGGATCATTTAGATATCAACGGCGGCGAGGAGGAGGGAGATGGTGAGAATGTGGTGGCGTCGTTTCTCAGGAACTGCGGTGGCTCCTTCTCCTCAGCCGCTTCGCCGTCGTCGTTTTTTCTGACGGCGGAGAGGAGAGGCGGCGACGCCGTCAAAGTGGAGGCGTGCGATCCGCGCGCGGGGTTTCGGATGCCGGCGCTGCTGGCGGAGTGGAGGCAGCCGGGGAGGTTTCTCGGGAATGTGATCGGAGTCGAAGTCGGCGGCGTGGAGAAGATATATGTCAGGGATGATGTGAGCGGGAAGATCGCCGTGGGAGATCTGAGGAGGTTTAACGGTGCGTTGACGGACTTGACGGATGCGGACGGCTGTGATACTTGGTGGGACGCTGACGTCGTTATCGGGGGGTGA